The Cellulomonas sp. S1-8 genome has a window encoding:
- a CDS encoding phage holin family protein: MTTTTDRTRPRILDRLTDPLTGRARDRIERVEDKVRAAVQHELDAVGLSMRTRAVRIRPSAIAFGVAALLTVTAIALFALAAVVALSHVVTLWLSALLVGAALVLLAAGAAAWGRAMLPAGNPIIPVPLSTHPAEELVHPWAD; this comes from the coding sequence GTGACCACGACGACCGACCGCACCCGCCCCCGCATCCTCGACCGACTGACCGACCCGTTGACCGGGCGCGCGCGTGACCGGATCGAACGCGTGGAGGACAAGGTCCGCGCCGCGGTCCAGCACGAGCTCGACGCCGTCGGGCTGAGCATGCGCACCCGCGCCGTCCGCATCCGTCCGTCGGCGATCGCGTTCGGTGTGGCGGCCCTGCTGACCGTGACCGCCATCGCGCTGTTCGCGCTCGCGGCCGTCGTCGCCCTCTCCCACGTCGTCACGCTGTGGCTGTCCGCGCTGCTCGTCGGTGCCGCGCTGGTGCTGCTCGCGGCCGGCGCAGCCGCCTGGGGCCGTGCCATGCTGCCCGCCGGCAACCCGATCATCCCCGTGCCGCTGAGCACGCACCCGGCCGAGGAGCTCGTGCACCCCTGGGCGGACTGA
- a CDS encoding phage holin family protein, translated as MVTNSGWASDARTDAPEDPRSLGRLVSDLSEQAVRLVRAEIDLAKAEVTAKAKEAGIGVGLLAGAGVVALYMVSAFIATAIIGLTTVMPAWLAALIVSVLLLLVTVLLAFLGIRRLKQGVPPVPERAMENLHEDVETVKKGLQR; from the coding sequence ATGGTCACGAACTCCGGTTGGGCGAGCGACGCCCGTACCGACGCCCCCGAGGATCCTCGATCGCTCGGGCGGCTGGTCAGCGACCTCAGCGAGCAGGCGGTCCGGCTCGTGCGGGCGGAGATCGATCTCGCCAAGGCCGAGGTCACGGCCAAGGCGAAGGAGGCGGGCATCGGGGTCGGCCTGCTGGCCGGCGCCGGCGTCGTCGCGCTCTACATGGTCAGTGCCTTCATCGCGACCGCGATCATCGGGCTGACCACCGTGATGCCGGCGTGGCTGGCCGCGCTCATCGTCTCGGTCCTCCTGCTGCTCGTCACCGTGCTGCTGGCGTTCCTGGGCATCCGACGGCTCAAGCAGGGCGTGCCGCCCGTGCCGGAGCGTGCCATGGAGAACCTGCACGAGGACGTCGAGACCGTGAAGAAGGGACTGCAGCGGTGA
- a CDS encoding DUF3618 domain-containing protein, whose translation MSAKDVTPSPEIAVLEAEVTLTREQLAATVDALVDRVDPRRQADRAAARGRRLLFDATDPAALPEDRAHARKVLVIAGVAVALVVVGIVRRATRG comes from the coding sequence GTGAGCGCGAAGGATGTCACGCCCTCCCCCGAGATCGCCGTGCTCGAGGCCGAGGTGACGCTCACCCGGGAGCAGCTCGCAGCGACCGTGGACGCGCTCGTCGACCGGGTCGACCCTCGACGTCAGGCCGATCGCGCCGCAGCGCGTGGCCGACGGCTCCTCTTCGACGCCACGGACCCTGCGGCCCTGCCGGAGGACCGCGCCCACGCCCGCAAGGTCCTGGTGATCGCCGGGGTCGCCGTCGCCCTCGTGGTGGTCGGCATCGTCCGCAGGGCGACGCGGGGCTGA
- a CDS encoding BldC family transcriptional regulator, giving the protein MHSSEAEALLTPSEVATLFRVDPKTVTRWAKSGKLSSIRTLGGHRRYRESEVRNLLNGVPQPRPTTQES; this is encoded by the coding sequence ATTCACTCGTCCGAGGCCGAGGCGCTACTCACGCCCTCGGAGGTCGCAACGCTCTTCCGGGTCGACCCCAAGACGGTCACCCGATGGGCGAAGTCGGGCAAGCTGTCCTCGATCCGCACGCTCGGCGGCCACCGCCGGTACCGCGAGTCCGAGGTCCGCAACCTGCTCAACGGCGTGCCGCAGCCGCGGCCGACCACCCAGGAGTCCTAG
- a CDS encoding DUF3073 domain-containing protein, with product MGRGRQKAKQTKVARELKYFSPETNYRALEQELSSPSRNDVVTDSRRSAVSTDDDDPAGWDRWPPRDDDR from the coding sequence ATGGGGCGCGGCCGTCAGAAGGCTAAGCAGACGAAGGTAGCCCGGGAGCTGAAGTACTTCAGCCCGGAGACCAACTACCGAGCCCTCGAGCAGGAGCTCTCGTCGCCGAGCCGCAACGATGTCGTCACGGACAGCCGCCGCAGCGCGGTGAGCACGGACGACGACGACCCCGCTGGTTGGGACCGTTGGCCGCCGCGGGACGACGACCGCTGA
- the purM gene encoding phosphoribosylformylglycinamidine cyclo-ligase, with protein MSAPQPVTYASAGVDTEAGDRAVELMKDAVRATHGPQVLGGVGGFAGLYDASALTAYRRPLLATSTDGVGTKVAIAQAMDVHDTIGWDLVGMVVDDIVVVGARPLFMTDYIACGRVVPERIADVVRGIAAACSAAGTALVGGETAEHPGLLGPDEYDVAGAATGVVEADELLGPERVRAGDVLVALGSSGLHSNGYSLVRRVVQVAGWGLERHVDELGRTLGEELLEPTRVYATDCLALVDQFGPDRVHVFSHVTGGGLAANVARVLPPGLVADVDRASWVLPPVFSLVQGLGAVPWHDLENTLNLGVGMVAVVSADVADDLQRAARDHGMPAWVLGTVRDAHDDDATAPGLVAGTKGVQGGAVRLHGAYRTA; from the coding sequence GTGAGCGCCCCGCAGCCCGTCACGTACGCGTCGGCGGGCGTCGACACCGAGGCCGGGGACCGCGCCGTCGAGCTCATGAAGGACGCCGTGCGCGCGACGCACGGGCCGCAGGTGCTCGGGGGCGTCGGCGGGTTCGCCGGCCTGTACGACGCGTCGGCGCTCACGGCCTACCGGCGTCCGCTGCTCGCGACGTCGACCGACGGCGTGGGCACCAAGGTCGCGATCGCGCAGGCCATGGACGTGCACGACACGATCGGGTGGGACCTGGTGGGCATGGTCGTCGACGACATCGTCGTGGTCGGTGCGCGCCCGCTGTTCATGACGGACTACATCGCCTGCGGCCGCGTCGTGCCGGAGCGCATCGCCGACGTGGTGCGCGGCATCGCCGCCGCCTGCTCGGCCGCGGGGACCGCGCTCGTCGGCGGCGAGACGGCCGAGCACCCCGGCCTGCTGGGGCCCGACGAGTACGACGTCGCGGGTGCGGCGACGGGCGTCGTCGAGGCGGACGAGCTGCTGGGCCCCGAGCGCGTGCGCGCGGGGGACGTGCTGGTCGCGCTCGGGTCGTCCGGGCTGCACTCCAACGGGTACTCCCTGGTGCGGCGCGTCGTGCAGGTCGCCGGCTGGGGCCTGGAGCGGCACGTGGACGAGCTGGGCCGCACGCTCGGCGAGGAGCTCCTGGAGCCGACGCGCGTCTACGCGACGGACTGCCTCGCGCTCGTGGACCAGTTCGGCCCGGACCGTGTGCACGTCTTCAGCCACGTCACCGGCGGGGGTCTCGCGGCCAACGTCGCGCGCGTGCTGCCGCCGGGGCTGGTCGCGGACGTGGACCGCGCGTCCTGGGTGCTGCCGCCCGTGTTCTCGCTCGTGCAGGGTCTGGGCGCCGTGCCGTGGCACGACCTCGAGAACACCCTCAACCTGGGCGTCGGCATGGTCGCCGTCGTCTCGGCGGACGTCGCGGACGACCTGCAGCGGGCTGCGCGGGACCACGGGATGCCGGCGTGGGTGCTCGGGACCGTGCGGGATGCGCACGACGACGACGCGACGGCGCCCGGCCTGGTCGCCGGCACGAAGGGTGTGCAGGGCGGCGCGGTCCGGCTGCACGGCGCGTACCGGACGGCCTGA
- the purF gene encoding amidophosphoribosyltransferase: MATRADGRLNHDLLPGEKGPQDACGVFGVWAPGEEVAKLTYFGLYALQHRGQESAGIATSNGSQLLVYKDMGLVSQVFDETALNALQGHIAVGHTRYSTTGGSTWENAQPTLGPTAAGTVALGHNGNLTNSAELVDLVAERYGSQRRGELARGNTTDTALITALLAGDPDHTLEATALEVLPRLRGAFCLVFMDERTLYAARDPQGVRPLVLGRLERGWVVASETSALDIVGASYVREVEPGEFIAIDSDGLRSTRFAPIDRAGCVFEYVYLARPDTTINGRSVHAARVEMGRRLAVEHPVEADLVIPVPESGTPAAVGYAAKSGIPFGQGLTKNAYVGRTFIQPSQTLRQLGIRLKLNPLKDVIRGKRLVVVDDTIVRGNTQRALVRMLRESGAAEVHIRITAPPVKWPCFYGIDFASRAELIANGLGVAEIARSLGADSLGYLSEEHMIAATEQPASQLCTACFSGRYPIELPPSEQLGKHLLEQNQLPLGQPEDGLLSIVPAAGGASALERP; this comes from the coding sequence GTGGCCACCCGCGCAGACGGACGTCTCAACCACGACCTTCTACCCGGCGAGAAAGGCCCGCAGGATGCCTGCGGCGTCTTCGGCGTCTGGGCACCCGGCGAAGAGGTGGCGAAGCTCACCTACTTCGGCCTCTACGCGTTGCAGCATCGCGGGCAGGAGTCCGCGGGCATCGCGACGTCCAACGGCTCGCAGCTGCTCGTCTACAAGGACATGGGTCTGGTCTCCCAGGTCTTCGACGAGACCGCGCTGAACGCCCTGCAGGGGCACATCGCCGTCGGGCACACGCGCTACTCGACGACCGGCGGGTCGACGTGGGAGAACGCGCAGCCGACGCTCGGCCCGACCGCGGCCGGGACCGTCGCCCTGGGGCACAACGGCAACCTCACCAACTCCGCCGAGCTCGTCGACCTGGTCGCCGAGCGGTACGGCAGCCAGCGGCGCGGCGAGCTCGCGCGCGGCAACACCACCGACACGGCGCTGATCACCGCGCTGCTCGCGGGCGACCCGGACCACACCCTGGAGGCGACGGCACTCGAGGTGCTGCCCCGCCTGCGGGGGGCCTTCTGCCTGGTGTTCATGGACGAGCGCACGCTGTACGCGGCGCGCGACCCGCAGGGCGTCCGCCCGCTGGTGCTGGGCCGCCTCGAGCGCGGCTGGGTCGTGGCCTCCGAGACCTCGGCCCTCGACATCGTCGGCGCGTCCTACGTGCGCGAGGTCGAGCCGGGTGAGTTCATCGCGATCGACTCCGACGGGCTGCGCTCGACGCGCTTCGCCCCGATCGACCGCGCGGGCTGCGTGTTCGAGTACGTGTACCTCGCGCGCCCCGACACGACGATCAACGGCCGCTCGGTGCACGCCGCGCGCGTCGAGATGGGCCGGCGCCTGGCCGTCGAGCACCCCGTCGAGGCGGACCTCGTCATCCCCGTCCCCGAGTCCGGGACGCCCGCCGCGGTGGGGTACGCGGCCAAGTCCGGGATCCCGTTCGGTCAGGGCCTGACGAAGAACGCCTACGTGGGGCGCACGTTCATCCAGCCCTCGCAGACGCTGCGCCAGCTCGGCATCCGTCTCAAGCTCAACCCGCTCAAGGACGTCATCCGCGGCAAGCGCCTCGTCGTCGTCGACGACACGATCGTGCGCGGCAACACGCAGCGCGCCCTGGTGCGCATGCTGCGCGAGTCCGGCGCGGCCGAGGTCCACATCCGGATCACCGCGCCGCCCGTGAAGTGGCCGTGCTTCTACGGGATCGACTTCGCGTCGCGCGCCGAGCTCATCGCCAACGGCCTGGGGGTCGCGGAGATCGCCCGGTCGCTGGGCGCCGACTCCCTCGGCTACCTGTCCGAGGAGCACATGATCGCCGCCACCGAGCAGCCCGCGTCGCAGCTGTGCACGGCGTGCTTCAGCGGCCGGTACCCCATCGAGCTGCCCCCGTCGGAGCAGCTCGGCAAGCACCTGCTCGAGCAGAACCAGCTGCCGCTGGGCCAGCCCGAGGACGGCCTGCTCAGCATCGTCCCCGCGGCCGGTGGCGCGTCCGCGCTGGAGCGCCCGTGA
- a CDS encoding histidine kinase — MPDEQPDDPRPDPRPDDVPVPGDVPSEAELARVAIPATVRRAPRYGAFIVAGALVGVLAGLVLALLTADGSGVGDSGGGVLPFLDGQAGVRWILALTLGVVGAFVGGGLAVLADRRSTRRRRSAQG, encoded by the coding sequence GTGCCCGACGAGCAGCCTGACGACCCGCGCCCGGACCCGCGCCCGGACGACGTGCCGGTGCCGGGCGACGTCCCGAGCGAGGCCGAGCTGGCCCGCGTGGCGATCCCCGCGACGGTGCGTCGGGCCCCGCGGTACGGGGCGTTCATCGTCGCCGGTGCGCTGGTCGGCGTGCTCGCCGGCCTGGTCCTGGCCCTGCTCACGGCGGACGGCAGCGGGGTGGGCGACTCCGGCGGGGGGGTGCTGCCGTTCCTCGACGGGCAGGCCGGCGTGCGCTGGATCCTGGCCCTGACCCTCGGGGTCGTCGGCGCCTTCGTCGGTGGCGGCCTGGCGGTGCTCGCCGACCGGCGCAGCACGCGTCGTCGGCGGTCCGCGCAGGGCTGA
- a CDS encoding sterol carrier family protein yields MPPRRRTDPADGRAALQAWRADPDGAPTAVRRTAVRFALEELADVAPGNAVEVRVPPDGAVQAVEGPRHTRGTPPNVVEMDPVTWLGLVTGDLTWDDARAAGRVHASGERADLSGLLPLQAARAR; encoded by the coding sequence GTGCCACCGCGTCGCCGCACCGACCCTGCCGACGGGCGTGCCGCGCTGCAGGCGTGGCGGGCCGACCCGGACGGCGCCCCGACCGCCGTGCGGCGCACCGCGGTGCGCTTCGCGCTCGAGGAGCTCGCCGACGTGGCCCCGGGCAACGCGGTCGAGGTGCGTGTGCCGCCCGACGGCGCCGTGCAGGCCGTCGAGGGGCCGCGGCACACGCGGGGCACCCCGCCCAACGTCGTCGAGATGGACCCCGTGACCTGGCTCGGCCTGGTCACGGGGGACCTGACCTGGGACGACGCGCGCGCGGCGGGCCGCGTGCACGCGTCGGGCGAGCGGGCCGACCTGTCGGGGCTGCTGCCGCTGCAGGCCGCGCGGGCCCGCTGA
- a CDS encoding response regulator transcription factor — MRVVLAEDLALLRDGLIRLLTAHGCDVVAAVGDAPSLAAALDDPTVDVAVVDVRLPPGFTDEGLRVAIAARARRPGLPVMVLSQHVEHLYARELLASGEGAIGYLLKERVADPADFVDAVRRVAAGGTVLDPEVVAAIMARRRASPLDRLTAREREVLALMAQGLSNAAVATALVVSEKAVAKHISSIFTKLDLPVGPDDHRRVRAVLAWLRGDGTGDGPTGGGG; from the coding sequence GTGCGCGTGGTCCTCGCCGAAGACCTCGCCCTCCTCCGCGACGGCCTGATCCGGCTCCTGACCGCGCACGGGTGCGACGTCGTCGCGGCCGTCGGCGACGCCCCGTCGCTCGCGGCCGCGCTCGACGACCCGACGGTCGACGTCGCCGTCGTCGACGTCCGGCTGCCGCCCGGCTTCACCGACGAGGGGCTGCGGGTGGCGATCGCGGCGCGGGCCCGGCGACCCGGGCTGCCCGTCATGGTGCTGAGCCAGCACGTCGAGCACCTGTACGCGCGTGAGCTGCTCGCCAGCGGCGAGGGCGCGATCGGGTACCTGCTCAAGGAGCGTGTGGCCGACCCGGCGGACTTCGTCGACGCGGTGCGCCGCGTCGCCGCGGGGGGGACGGTGCTCGACCCGGAGGTGGTGGCCGCGATCATGGCGCGGCGCCGCGCGTCGCCGCTGGACCGGCTCACGGCCCGGGAGCGCGAGGTGCTGGCGCTGATGGCGCAGGGGCTGTCGAACGCGGCGGTCGCGACCGCGCTCGTCGTCAGCGAGAAGGCGGTCGCCAAGCACATCAGCAGCATCTTCACCAAGCTCGACCTGCCCGTCGGCCCCGACGACCACCGCCGGGTCCGCGCGGTGCTCGCGTGGCTGCGCGGCGACGGGACGGGCGACGGCCCCACCGGTGGGGGAGGATGA
- a CDS encoding sensor histidine kinase, with the protein MRRRAPWAATGRSVLLVLLWAPCALLVVATVVSLALVAVAVGLPMLQAVLTAVHGVARAHRRLAEGATGRPVPLLSLRTDDPHPTRPDWFSRLHTDALHVAGTALGATPDTVGLMATGVEPLRPGWRRLQQTDTWRLLGWLGVAATGGALISAAVVLLPLVAIAAVVLAIVLPATVDLAVPGVLALAAGAVLAGGTWWRYGDALGRVRADVDAALLSPGRQELLEQRVQDLAASRRQTVDDAAGELRRIERDLHDGAQARLVSLGLTLGMVAELLDADPRAARELLQEARGTTLAALRDLRAVVQGIHPPVLADRGLSGGIEALALDLAVPVTLTDRLPGRPPAPVESAVYFAVAESLANVVKHASAARASVRLDAHDGTLRVEVADDGAGGADPARGSGLRGVAARLQAFDGTMMVVSPPGGPTVITLEVPCAWSSPKTSPSSATA; encoded by the coding sequence ATGCGACGACGAGCTCCCTGGGCGGCCACCGGCAGGTCCGTCCTCCTGGTCCTGCTCTGGGCGCCGTGCGCGCTGCTCGTCGTGGCGACCGTGGTGAGCCTGGCGCTCGTGGCCGTGGCCGTGGGGCTGCCGATGCTGCAGGCCGTGCTGACGGCCGTGCACGGCGTGGCCCGGGCGCACCGCCGGCTCGCGGAGGGGGCGACCGGCCGTCCGGTGCCGCTGCTCTCGCTCCGGACGGACGACCCGCACCCCACCCGACCCGACTGGTTCAGTCGGCTCCACACGGACGCGCTGCACGTGGCCGGCACCGCGCTGGGCGCGACCCCCGACACGGTCGGGCTCATGGCCACCGGCGTCGAGCCGCTGCGCCCCGGCTGGCGCCGGTTGCAGCAGACCGACACGTGGCGGCTGCTCGGCTGGCTCGGCGTCGCGGCCACGGGAGGCGCGCTGATCAGCGCCGCCGTCGTGCTGCTGCCGCTGGTCGCGATCGCGGCGGTCGTCCTCGCGATCGTGCTGCCCGCGACCGTCGACCTGGCGGTGCCCGGGGTCCTGGCCCTCGCCGCCGGGGCGGTGCTCGCGGGCGGGACGTGGTGGCGGTACGGGGACGCGCTGGGCCGGGTGCGCGCCGACGTGGACGCTGCGCTGCTGTCGCCCGGCAGGCAGGAGCTGCTGGAGCAGCGCGTCCAGGACCTCGCGGCCTCGCGGCGGCAGACCGTCGACGACGCGGCCGGCGAGCTGCGCCGGATCGAGCGGGACCTGCACGACGGCGCGCAAGCCCGGCTGGTCTCGCTGGGCCTCACCCTCGGCATGGTCGCCGAGCTCCTCGACGCCGACCCCCGGGCGGCTCGCGAGCTGCTGCAGGAGGCCCGCGGGACGACGCTCGCCGCGCTGCGCGACCTGCGCGCGGTCGTGCAGGGGATCCACCCGCCCGTCCTGGCCGACCGCGGCCTGTCGGGGGGCATCGAGGCGCTGGCCCTGGACCTCGCCGTCCCCGTGACGCTCACCGACCGGCTGCCCGGCCGGCCCCCCGCACCGGTGGAGTCGGCCGTCTACTTCGCGGTCGCCGAGTCCCTGGCGAACGTGGTCAAGCACGCGTCGGCCGCCCGGGCGTCGGTCCGGCTCGACGCGCACGACGGGACCCTGCGCGTCGAGGTGGCCGACGACGGCGCCGGCGGGGCGGACCCGGCGCGCGGGTCGGGGCTGCGCGGGGTGGCGGCACGCCTGCAGGCCTTCGACGGCACCATGATGGTCGTCAGCCCGCCGGGCGGGCCGACCGTGATCACCCTGGAGGTGCCGTGCGCGTGGTCCTCGCCGAAGACCTCGCCCTCCTCCGCGACGGCCTGA
- a CDS encoding MMPL family transporter — MDERVGEDLVSAEVVSLPVTLGLMLLAFGALVAAGIPVLLAVSSVAATLGISAVLSHVVPADPTVASMIVLIGMAVGVDYTLFYLKREREERARGRTTLDAVEIAAETSGHAIVVSGIAVIVSLGSLYLLQLATFTSLATGAVVVVAVSVVGSITVLPALLVALGRWVDRPRVPLLWRLQRRIGPGGISRRVLAPAVRHPLAAVLVAGVACLVVAAPALGLRLHGPDLGTLPPDLPEVRTLTRVADTFPSQGSTLDVVVRGPVAQSEDVVAALRSLEVTAVGSGRFQDLGVAALTSADDGRTHVLTLAVPLEGADPALDDVVRDLRDDLVPAALEGLAVEHAVGGAPAYDLDHTERQSQLMPWVIGIVLLLTWVTMAVAFRSTSVALLSTVLNLLSVGVAFGVLRMVFQEGWLSGPLGFTSPGFVIDWVPLFVMVILVGLSMDYHVFVLSRVRERIGQGVATRTAVREGIGDSAGVITSAAAVMVAVFAIFATLSMLELKMMGVALAVAVLVDATVIRLVLLPGLLTLLGDRVWRRSLPAPAPAEPRPLVPA, encoded by the coding sequence ATCGACGAGCGCGTCGGCGAGGACCTCGTCTCCGCCGAGGTGGTCTCGCTGCCGGTGACGCTGGGCCTGATGCTGCTGGCGTTCGGCGCCCTCGTCGCGGCCGGGATCCCCGTCCTGCTCGCCGTGTCCAGCGTCGCCGCGACGCTGGGGATCTCCGCCGTGCTGTCCCACGTCGTCCCGGCGGACCCGACCGTCGCGAGCATGATCGTGCTCATCGGCATGGCGGTCGGCGTCGACTACACGCTCTTCTACCTCAAGCGCGAGCGCGAGGAACGTGCCCGGGGACGCACCACGCTCGACGCCGTCGAGATCGCGGCCGAGACGTCCGGGCACGCGATCGTCGTGTCCGGGATCGCCGTGATCGTGTCCCTGGGCTCGCTGTACCTGCTGCAGCTCGCGACGTTCACGTCCCTGGCGACGGGCGCCGTCGTCGTCGTCGCGGTGTCGGTGGTGGGCTCGATCACCGTGCTGCCGGCGCTGCTGGTGGCGCTCGGACGCTGGGTCGACCGTCCGCGCGTGCCGCTGCTGTGGCGGCTGCAGCGCCGCATCGGCCCCGGCGGGATCAGCCGCCGGGTCCTGGCACCCGCAGTGCGCCACCCGCTGGCGGCCGTGCTCGTCGCGGGCGTCGCGTGCCTCGTCGTCGCGGCACCCGCCCTGGGCCTGCGGCTGCACGGGCCCGACCTCGGCACGCTCCCGCCCGACCTGCCCGAGGTGCGCACGCTCACCCGGGTCGCCGACACCTTCCCGTCGCAGGGCTCGACGCTGGACGTCGTGGTGCGCGGCCCGGTCGCCCAGTCCGAGGACGTCGTGGCGGCCCTGCGGTCCCTCGAGGTGACGGCGGTGGGCTCCGGCCGCTTCCAGGACCTCGGCGTCGCCGCGCTGACGTCGGCCGACGACGGGCGCACCCACGTGCTGACGCTCGCGGTGCCGCTGGAAGGCGCCGACCCGGCCCTCGACGACGTGGTGCGGGACCTGCGGGACGACCTGGTGCCCGCCGCGCTCGAGGGCCTCGCCGTCGAGCACGCCGTCGGGGGTGCGCCCGCGTACGACCTCGACCACACCGAGCGGCAGTCGCAGCTGATGCCGTGGGTGATCGGCATCGTGCTGCTGCTCACCTGGGTGACGATGGCGGTCGCGTTCCGCAGCACGTCCGTCGCCCTGCTCTCCACCGTGCTCAACCTGCTGTCGGTGGGCGTCGCCTTCGGGGTGCTGCGGATGGTCTTCCAGGAGGGGTGGCTGTCTGGTCCGCTGGGCTTCACCAGCCCGGGGTTCGTCATCGACTGGGTGCCGCTGTTCGTCATGGTGATCCTGGTCGGGCTGTCGATGGACTACCACGTCTTCGTGCTCAGCCGGGTGCGGGAACGCATCGGCCAGGGCGTGGCGACCCGGACCGCGGTGCGCGAGGGCATCGGGGACTCGGCCGGGGTGATCACGAGCGCCGCCGCGGTGATGGTGGCGGTGTTCGCGATCTTCGCGACGCTGAGCATGCTCGAGCTGAAGATGATGGGCGTGGCGCTGGCCGTGGCGGTCCTGGTCGACGCCACCGTCATCCGGCTGGTGCTGCTGCCGGGGCTGCTCACACTCCTCGGCGACCGCGTGTGGCGTCGGAGCCTGCCCGCACCGGCCCCGGCCGAGCCCCGCCCCCTCGTCCCGGCCTAG
- the gdhA gene encoding NADP-specific glutamate dehydrogenase — MQEKLERVLEQVLARNPAEREFHQAVTEVFESLGPVLERHPHYVDGAVLERLCEPERQIIFRVPWVDDAGRVRINRGFRVEFNSALGPFKGGLRFHPSVYLGIVKFLGFEQVFKNSLTGMPIGGGKGGSDFDPRGRSAGEVMRFCQSFMTELYRHIGEYTDVPAGDVGVGGREIGWLFGQYKRITNRYESAVITGKGVTWGGSLVRTEATGYGTVLFAERMLATRGLSFDGMRVVVSGSGNVAIHAIEKAQALGGHVVACSDSLGYVVDEAGIDLEVLRQVREVERLPVEAYATRRSGAHYVASARVWQVDAQVALPCATQNELDETEAKRLVEAGLLALAEGANMPTTPQAVALLQSAGVLYAPGKAANAGGVATSALEMQQNASRDAWSFEHTEERLAGIMARIHDRCADTAEEYGSPGDYVLGANIAGFTKVADAMLALGVV; from the coding sequence GTGCAGGAGAAGCTGGAGCGCGTCCTCGAGCAGGTGCTCGCGCGCAACCCCGCAGAACGTGAGTTCCACCAGGCCGTGACGGAGGTGTTCGAGAGCCTCGGTCCGGTGCTCGAACGGCACCCCCACTACGTGGACGGTGCCGTGCTGGAGCGGCTGTGCGAGCCGGAGCGGCAGATCATCTTCCGCGTGCCGTGGGTCGACGACGCGGGTCGCGTGCGGATCAACCGCGGTTTCCGCGTCGAGTTCAACTCGGCCCTCGGCCCGTTCAAGGGCGGCCTGCGGTTCCACCCGTCGGTGTACCTGGGCATCGTGAAGTTCCTGGGCTTCGAGCAGGTGTTCAAGAACTCGCTGACCGGCATGCCCATCGGCGGCGGCAAGGGTGGTTCCGACTTCGACCCGCGCGGTCGCTCGGCCGGCGAGGTCATGCGGTTCTGCCAGTCGTTCATGACCGAGCTGTACCGCCACATCGGTGAGTACACCGACGTGCCCGCCGGTGACGTCGGCGTCGGCGGCCGGGAGATCGGCTGGCTGTTCGGGCAGTACAAGCGCATCACCAACCGCTACGAGTCCGCCGTCATCACCGGCAAGGGCGTCACGTGGGGTGGGTCGCTCGTGCGCACCGAGGCCACGGGCTACGGCACCGTGCTGTTCGCCGAGCGCATGCTCGCGACACGCGGCCTGTCGTTCGACGGCATGCGCGTCGTGGTGTCCGGCTCCGGGAACGTCGCGATCCACGCGATCGAGAAGGCGCAGGCGCTCGGCGGGCACGTCGTCGCGTGCTCGGACTCGCTGGGGTACGTCGTCGACGAGGCGGGTATCGACCTCGAGGTCCTGCGCCAGGTCCGGGAGGTCGAGCGGCTCCCCGTCGAGGCGTACGCGACGCGCCGCAGCGGCGCCCACTACGTCGCGTCGGCCCGCGTGTGGCAGGTCGACGCCCAGGTCGCGCTGCCGTGCGCCACGCAGAACGAGCTCGACGAGACCGAGGCCAAGCGCCTCGTCGAGGCGGGCCTGCTCGCCCTCGCGGAGGGCGCGAACATGCCGACGACACCCCAGGCGGTCGCGCTGCTGCAGTCCGCGGGCGTGCTGTACGCGCCCGGCAAGGCGGCGAACGCGGGCGGCGTCGCGACGTCGGCGCTCGAGATGCAGCAGAACGCGAGCCGCGACGCGTGGTCGTTCGAGCACACCGAGGAGCGGCTCGCCGGGATCATGGCGCGCATCCACGACAGGTGCGCCGACACGGCCGAGGAGTACGGCAGCCCCGGCGACTACGTGCTCGGCGCGAACATCGCCGGCTTCACCAAGGTCGCCGACGCGATGCTCGCCCTGGGCGTCGTCTGA